A single Chryseobacterium sp. DNA region contains:
- the kdpA gene encoding potassium-transporting ATPase subunit KdpA — MNTEILGIIAMFAITLVIGIFLGKYIANVYGYKKTFLDPVFQPVEKLIYKISGINPARQMNWKQNMFAMLTINWVWFIIGFLILLNQARLPLNPDGNPNMTPDLAFNTAISFLVNCNLQHYSGETGVSYLSQLYLMFLQFVTAATGMAAMAVLFKAFKEKTATELGNFYDYFTKSMIRILVPIGVIVALILSMNGSPMTFQGKDHITTLEGQKIEVSRGPVAAFVSIKHLGTNGGGFFGANSAHPLENPNYITNMTEMVAQMIIPFALVFALGFYLNKRKLSWVIFTVMTVGFLALAVPNIVNETAGNPLITKMGADSSLGAMEGKEIRFGSAASGYWSIATTVISTGSVNSMHDSTMPLSGMNELLAMMINCFYGGCGVGILNYFIFIILAVFISGLMVGRTPEFMGKKIEAKEMKIAMIVALFHPFLILVGTALTAYLPEFGTKTLNNPGFHGFSEMLYEFTSSSANNGSGFEGLGDNTPWWNISTGIVLLLSRFIPIIGPVAIAGLLAQKKFIPESSGTLKTDTATFGFMTLAVILLIAALSFFPALTLGPIAEQIQYFSK, encoded by the coding sequence ATGAATACAGAAATTTTAGGCATCATAGCCATGTTTGCTATTACATTAGTTATCGGAATATTTTTAGGTAAATATATTGCTAATGTCTACGGATACAAGAAAACTTTTTTAGATCCGGTTTTTCAGCCGGTAGAAAAGTTAATTTATAAAATATCAGGAATCAATCCGGCCCGTCAGATGAACTGGAAACAGAATATGTTCGCCATGCTGACCATTAATTGGGTCTGGTTTATCATTGGATTTCTAATCCTGTTAAATCAGGCCCGGCTTCCTTTAAATCCTGACGGTAATCCCAATATGACCCCTGATCTTGCATTTAATACCGCCATTTCATTTTTAGTCAATTGTAACCTTCAGCATTATTCAGGAGAGACGGGAGTGAGTTATTTAAGCCAGCTTTATCTGATGTTTTTACAGTTTGTCACAGCAGCGACAGGAATGGCAGCTATGGCAGTTCTTTTTAAAGCCTTTAAAGAAAAAACGGCTACGGAACTGGGGAATTTCTATGATTATTTTACAAAATCAATGATCAGAATCCTGGTTCCCATCGGTGTAATAGTAGCTTTAATTCTTTCTATGAACGGAAGTCCGATGACTTTTCAAGGGAAAGATCATATAACGACGTTAGAAGGGCAGAAGATTGAGGTTTCCAGAGGTCCTGTAGCAGCTTTTGTTTCTATCAAACACTTAGGTACCAATGGAGGTGGATTTTTCGGAGCCAACTCAGCGCATCCTCTTGAAAACCCTAATTATATAACAAATATGACAGAAATGGTCGCCCAAATGATCATTCCGTTTGCATTAGTTTTTGCTTTAGGTTTTTATTTGAATAAAAGAAAACTTTCATGGGTCATCTTTACGGTTATGACGGTTGGTTTTTTGGCTCTTGCCGTCCCTAATATAGTCAATGAAACCGCTGGAAACCCATTAATTACAAAAATGGGAGCAGACAGCAGCCTGGGAGCAATGGAAGGTAAGGAAATCCGTTTTGGAAGTGCTGCATCAGGATATTGGAGTATTGCAACTACTGTAATTTCAACAGGATCCGTCAATTCTATGCATGACAGTACAATGCCTCTTTCCGGGATGAACGAGCTGCTTGCGATGATGATCAACTGTTTCTACGGTGGTTGTGGAGTAGGAATCCTGAATTACTTTATCTTTATCATTCTTGCTGTATTTATCAGTGGGCTGATGGTAGGAAGGACTCCGGAGTTTATGGGCAAAAAGATTGAAGCTAAGGAAATGAAGATCGCAATGATCGTAGCCTTGTTCCATCCCTTTCTAATTCTTGTAGGAACCGCTTTAACAGCTTATCTGCCGGAGTTTGGAACCAAAACATTGAATAATCCCGGTTTTCATGGTTTCAGTGAAATGCTGTACGAATTTACTTCTTCTTCAGCCAATAACGGATCTGGATTTGAAGGGTTAGGAGACAATACTCCCTGGTGGAATATTTCAACAGGAATTGTACTGCTGTTATCAAGATTCATCCCGATAATAGGGCCTGTAGCCATAGCAGGTTTGCTGGCACAGAAAAAATTTATCCCTGAAAGCTCAGGAACATTGAAAACAGATACCGCTACTTTCGGTTTCATGACGCTGGCAGTCATTCTACTTATTGCAGCCTTATCTT
- a CDS encoding sigma-54 dependent transcriptional regulator, whose product MSGNILIIDDEIKLLKLLGMILSQENFNVKEASTARSAMTMLEQYDFDVVLSDVRLPDAFGVELVRSIKTKYPHLEIILMTAFGNITDAVQAMKNGAYDYLVKGDDNEKILPLVYKALEKVKDNKSSIVHQTCVNKGFEQIIGKSPSILQAKRLAEKVALTDAAVLLTGETGTGKEVFANAIHEGSERNKNSFVAINCSAFSKEILESELFGHRQGAFTGAIKDKKGLIEEANGGTLFLDEIGEMPIELQAKLLRVLETREFIKMGDTKVSKSDFRLVAATNRDLEEEIKQGNFREDLYFRLNVFEITLPPLRERKEDLKTLAKNFIDLFSHKLHLSSVQISPDYYKVLEKNDWKGNIRELRNAVERSLILMENNILDAESLPHYSEKALPESDSLSIRSLEKIHIQKVLQYTKGNKAEAARLLEIGIATLYRKLEEYGLK is encoded by the coding sequence ATGTCAGGAAACATTCTGATCATCGATGATGAGATCAAGCTCCTTAAGTTATTAGGAATGATCCTTTCCCAAGAAAATTTTAATGTAAAAGAAGCTTCTACCGCCCGTTCGGCAATGACGATGCTGGAGCAGTATGATTTTGATGTGGTATTAAGCGATGTCCGGCTTCCTGATGCCTTTGGGGTAGAATTAGTACGATCTATTAAAACAAAGTATCCTCATCTTGAAATCATCCTGATGACTGCGTTTGGTAATATTACGGATGCTGTTCAGGCTATGAAGAATGGGGCTTATGATTATCTGGTAAAAGGTGATGATAATGAAAAAATTCTTCCATTGGTATATAAAGCATTGGAAAAGGTAAAAGACAATAAATCAAGTATTGTTCATCAAACCTGTGTTAATAAAGGATTTGAACAGATTATCGGCAAGTCACCTTCCATCTTACAGGCTAAAAGATTAGCGGAAAAGGTAGCCTTAACGGATGCTGCTGTCCTTTTAACAGGAGAAACAGGAACAGGCAAAGAGGTCTTTGCGAACGCTATTCATGAGGGAAGTGAGAGAAATAAAAACAGTTTTGTTGCCATTAACTGCTCTGCGTTCAGTAAAGAGATTTTGGAGAGCGAATTATTTGGACATAGACAAGGTGCTTTTACAGGAGCTATTAAAGATAAAAAAGGGCTTATTGAAGAAGCCAATGGTGGTACTTTATTTTTGGATGAGATCGGTGAAATGCCTATAGAACTCCAGGCTAAATTACTTAGGGTTTTAGAAACCCGGGAATTTATCAAAATGGGCGATACCAAAGTGTCAAAGTCAGATTTCAGATTAGTGGCAGCCACAAACAGGGATTTGGAAGAGGAAATAAAGCAGGGAAATTTCAGAGAGGATTTGTACTTCAGACTCAATGTGTTCGAAATTACTCTTCCTCCGCTTCGGGAACGAAAAGAAGATTTAAAAACACTGGCTAAGAATTTTATTGATTTATTTTCTCATAAATTACATTTATCTTCCGTTCAAATAAGTCCGGATTATTATAAAGTTTTGGAGAAAAACGACTGGAAAGGAAATATTCGTGAATTAAGAAATGCTGTGGAGAGAAGTCTGATCTTAATGGAGAATAACATTCTGGATGCAGAAAGTCTTCCTCATTATTCGGAAAAAGCGCTTCCTGAAAGTGATTCTTTAAGCATCAGATCATTAGAGAAAATACATATTCAAAAAGTACTGCAGTATACCAAAGGTAATAAGGCCGAAGCAGCACGGCTACTTGAGATTGGCATAGCCACTCTCTACCGGAAGCTGGAAGAATATGGATTAAAATAA